The Candidatus Aminicenantes bacterium DNA window TCGAGCCGTCGGCCAGGCGCGCCACCACCATCTGGCCGGGATCGGCCTGGCTGGTTTTCTTGATCAAAACCAGGTCGTTGTCCTGGATGTAGGCGTCCTCCATGCTCTGGCCCTGCACGCGGAAGGCCACGATGTCGCCGCCCTTTTCGGCCAGCCACTCGGGCAGTATCACCTCGTCGCCCAGGCTTTCGAATATTTCCAGCGGGGAGCCGGCCGGGACCATGCCCACCAGCGGCACAACCAGGCGCTCGCCAGCCAGTTCCCAGGCCCTGCCCTCCTTGAGCAAAACTCCCCTGGCCTGCAGGCGGCCAAGGTAGGCGTGAATGGTCGCCGGCGACGAGAGCCCGGTGGCGCGGGCGATTTCGCGCACGGTGGGGAAAACACCGTTGCGGCGGCTCAAACTCCTGATCTTTTCCATGAAAATTTTTTGTTTTTTGGTCAGCATTTGTTCGTCTTTTGTTCGCCT harbors:
- a CDS encoding repressor LexA produces the protein MEKIRSLSRRNGVFPTVREIARATGLSSPATIHAYLGRLQARGVLLKEGRAWELAGERLVVPLVGMVPAGSPLEIFESLGDEVILPEWLAEKGGDIVAFRVQGQSMEDAYIQDNDLVLIKKTSQADPGQMVVARLADGS